The DNA region CCCAGAGCCCGGAGCACGTAACTAGGCTCCAGCGATGCAGAGGTACACGCACTACCCGACGACAGAGCAATGTCCTTCAGGGCCATCAGAAGGGACTCGCCCTCGATGTACGCGAACGACACGTTCACGCAGCCAGGGTAGTGGTGGTCAGGGTCTCCATTGAGGTTGGTGTGCTCCATCGACAGGAGACCTTCTGACAAGCGCTTCGACAAGCGCTCAATGTGCTTGTGGTCATACTATTCGACAATGCGTTAGCAGCCGTTCCGTGACAGATAAATGTGTCAACACCAATGAGAGATCAAACATGTAAGACGACTCATTACCCCTGCTACGGTCATAACGGGCCTTGAATACATACCTGATGGTATGTAGCTACCATCAAGGCAAGATTCAGAAAGCCATGCATGATTATAAAGCTTATAATCATCGCCGTCGGATAGAATTAAGGGAGAAGACAAACACacgaaaaaggaaaagtcAACTCACCTCCATCTCTTGCTTGGAAAGACGGCAAGCCTCACCAAAGCCGACTACAAGATGGGGAGCAAGGGTACCGCTACGCAGACCTCGCTCCTGGCCACCACCAGAAATGATGGGCTCGAGACGGACTCTAGGCCTACGGCGGACATAGCAGGCACCCATACCCTTGGGACCGTAGATCTTGTGGCTGGAAATGGACATCAAGTCAATGTTCATCTTGTTGACGTCGAGCGGGAtcttgcccaccgcttggGCACCGTCAGTGTGGAAGAAAACCTTCTTGGAGCGGCAGAGCTTTCCAATCGCCTCCAAGGGCTGAATGACACCGATTTCATTGTTCACAGCCATAATACTGACCAACGCAGTGTCCGGCCGGATGGCGGCCTCAAGATCTTCCATCCGAATCAGACCGTTGTTCTGGACAGGCAGGTATGTAACCTCGAATCCGTCGTCCTGAAGATGCCGGCAGCTGTCCAAGACACACTTGTGTTCAGTCTGCGTAGTGATGATGTGCTTCTTCTTGCCGGAGCGACCGAAGAAACGAGCCACACCCTTGATACTCATGTTGTTGCTTTCGGTAGCACCACTGGTGAAAATGATCTCCTTCGGATCGGCACCGATCAGGTCAGCAACATATTGTCTCGACTGCTCCACTGCTTTCTCCGACTCCCAACCGTAGGCGTGTGTCCTCGAGTGGGGATTGCCGTAGATGCCGGTCATGTAGGGAAGCATTGCATCGAGCACGCGAGGATCCATGGGGGTAGTGGCCTGCATGTCGAGATAAATGGGCCGGGTACCCTGGTCCATTACTGTCGCCTGCTTCAATATCCCCGCGGAGGGGCTCATGGAAGCATCACCGGATACACCGGAGCCGGGAAGATCGACATTCTGCGGCTGAACGCCGGTCTGGTTCATGAAAGCTTTCTGCTCCTGCTTGATAGCGGTATCCACCGAGACCTGGGCATTTCCAGCCTTGGTCTCAGTGACATAGCCGCGTCTCGTCACCGGAGTGGCGGCGGCCACCCTCCGGGGGAAAAGGGAACCATGCTGCGTCGACAACCGACGAGCATAGGCTCTCGAAGCCTGTCTTAATACTGATGGTGTAACACTGGACATGATTataaaagaaagaaaatattACAACTGCACCATGCAAGTAGAGCAGTGGTCAGTTGGTGGGaaaaagaggagaaggaaaaagtGTCAGGAAGATTTGTTGCGGGCGGATGAAAAGTTTGGATCCGGTTATATCACTAGCGTCTGATTGCTAATCGCCGGATTTACTGAATTCTCCGACGTCCGAGCTCCTTCTCCGGAGTCCGAGCGGAGGAAGGATTGTTCCGGGGAATCTGCGATGATGCAGTTATGCAGTTGTCCGGATACAGCACTCCGTAGAGTGTCTGTTCTATGTGCATTATTACTGAGTAGGAACAGAAATATCAAACTAAGTACCCCAGTAATGCACAATGCAGCACATGGCAGTCACCTGACGATTGTTGTTGCCTGATTCGGTCATGACTTCATCGTACTGCGCCACAGCAGGATTGGATAAACGAGCCACGAGAGACCATCAATACTGGCATATTTTAACATATATTTCCATGTCGAAAGCAGCTGTCAGGCAGATCGTAGGCTAGGTACAGTTAGCACACTGTTATAATACCAGCTATGCACAAGCACAAGTCCTGTATGGACGGGATGGCATACCAGAAATAAAGGGGCCTAATGCCCAGCATTTATGTCATAGCTAAGCCACACTGGGTACTCACTAGAAGATTAGACTAAACTCCGTATGGTCTCTTTTCGCCGGCGACTACAAAACAAGgactttcttctctctccccACCAGCTCGTCTCATTCTCCTtaatttcttctcttcttgccTCTCGTTCGTCGCCCTACCATATCCAATCCACCTGCTAGTCCTCCGGTTTCGTGTCTCTCCCTAGATTCTTCACGGTCCTTTTCGTTTTATTCACTGGGTCGGGTGCCTACAAACTATTACCGCTAGTGCCGGAACCACCACAATTTACCGCCAGAGAAGTTCGACTCCGTTATTCTACGTGTGCAGGAGGTCTAAAGGATCGAATAATACCAACATGAGTTTCAAAGGCTTCCAGAAGGGCCTCGTACGAGCGCCCCAGACGTTCAAGGCCAAGTTCAACATCGGCGAACACACCAAGGATGCCGTCTACAGTGATGCCGAACGTCGGTTCCAGGAACTCGAAAAGGAGACCAAGAGGCTTCACGATGAGTCACAGAAGTACTTCAATGCCATTAATGGTATTTAGTCTTGTGTTTTTACTTGTTTCTTGGTGCTAATCCGGTATAGGCATGTTGAACCACCAAATCGAATTCTCCAAAGCCATGACGGAATTATACAAGCCCATCTCCGGTCGCGCTTCCGATCCCAGTACGTACACCATCGAAGGCAATCCCGAAGGCATTCACGCCTGCGAAGAGTATGAGGCCATCGTCCGCGAGCTCCAAGAATCCCTTGCGCCCGAACTGGATATGATCGACAGTCGGATCATCAGCCCTGCGGACCAGTTGCTGGAGGTGATCAAGGTGATCCGCAAGGTTGGCGTGAAACGGGACCACAAGCAGCTCGACTACGACCGCCACCGCACTACTTTAAAGAAGTTGCAGGATAAGAAGGACAAGTCGCTCAAGGATGAAAAGGCGCTCTACAAGGCCGAAAGCGATGTCGAACAGGCTACGCAAGAATTCAACTACTACAACGACTTGCTTAAGGATGAGCTCCCGAAGTTGTTCGCTCTGGAGGCCGAATTCATCCGTCCGCTGTTCCAATCCTTCTACTACATGCAGCTGAACGTCTTCTACACTCTACACGACAAGATGCAGGGCATGAATATTGGCTACTTTGATCTTACTCTGGATGTCGAAGAGGCGTTCGAGAAGAAGCGGGGTGACGTGAAGGAGCGGACGGAAGAGCTCACTATTGTCCACTATAAGACCACTGGAGGCCGTCGTCCCGGCTCGAAGCCACCCATCCCAGGTGCAAAGCCCAGTTTCGCAAAGGAAAAATTCGGTTCCGACGGCGGGAGCGAGTACAAAAGCACTTACTCACGACCAAACAACGCGTCCGATGGAGTCGACCACCCCCCGCCGCCGTActctgccgctgctgctggtagCAGTGCTAGCAGCGCCAGTAGCATGGCGGCAGCGGCCAAGGGTAAGccggcaccaccaccgcccaagcccaagccgtCTCAATTCCGGGCAGCCGTGGAGACGGTTACGGCTCTGTACGACTATGAAGCCCAGGCCCACGGCGACCTTAGCTTTTCGGCCGGCGACGTGATTGAAATCGTGCAACGGACGGACAACCAGAATGAATGGTGGACCGGTAAGGTTGGAGGCCGCGAGGGACAATTCCCTGGTAAGTTGCTAGCCTTTGCTTTCTGCTTATCATGCAGGTGACTGATTAGAATGCGTGCAGGGAACTACGTCCAATTGCGATAATGGCAGTTCATACAACCATTCTCATTACCTTATTACCGTCTCCTCTATTACTATCCATTACTGTTGTATTTTGTCCGGAGTTGGCCAGGATCCGTCGAACTTGGATTCTCCAAACCCAGCGCTACTTTGACATCGCGTTTTGCTTGCATTTCTGGCTTGATACAGGTTCTTTGCATTGCTATCACTACTGTCATCATCATGTTACGATTCTCTGTGTAAATATTTGCCAACTATTTCTAATTCGAGTGACAGAATAAGTCACGTTTACTATATTAATGAGGCATTTCTACATAACTAAGTCAGCATAATATCTCTTGGTTCTATACAATTCATGCCATTTCGTAGACAAAGTTGGCGGTGATGTCATTTCCGCTTCGGACATAAAGCGATGCGATAGCTGCATCCCACTTCACCCAACTCACTCTCTATGCTCTCCTCTTTCAGCCGGCCAGCTCTACTTCAATCTCGCCCTTTAATATCTCCTGTCATTAAATACATTCGCTACAGCGCATCTCCCATCATGGTCAACTTGAGCCTGTCTACCAAGTATCGGATGAACTCCGGACACGAGATTCCGGTCTTGGGCTTTGGTGTAAGTCTGGATAAGATAATAGAGACATGGAGTCTGGCTAATATATATTATCTCAGTCCTATCTGATGTACGTTCGTTTGGCACGGTTGAAATACAACGCTGACTGAGAGCAGTTCCAATTCGCAAATACCAACAGTTCTCCAGGGGGCTTTCAATGCCGGTTATCGACATGTACGCTTCTTTCTCCAAATACGAAGTATTATGCATGATCGCTCACATCAGCAGATCGATTCCGCCGTGATGTATCGTAACGAAAAAGGCTGTGGCCTAGCAATCAAGGACTCCGGCATCGACCGATCAGAGATCTTCTACACGACCAAGATCCTCCCCAGTGCCATGGGACACCGGAGAACAGCGAAGCAAGTTGATGACTGCTTGCGGGAATCCGAATTGGATTATATCGATTTGTTTGTCACCGTTTCTTTTCCCCAGTTCAATCTGCTGCAGACTAACGAGATAGGATCCTAATTCACGCACCCTACGGCGGCAAAGAAGCTCGACTTGGATCCTGGCGCGCATTGACGGAAGCCCAGCAAGCAGGCAAGGTAAAGTCGATCGGAGTCTCAAACTACGGAATCCACCATCTCGAGGAACTCCAGGAATATATCGACAGCACTGGGGGCAGCAAGATCGACGTTGGACAGTATGAGATTCATCCGTGGTGCGACCGCCGGAATATCATCGATTGGTTAAAGAAACACAACATCGTTGTCGAAGCGTACAGTCCGTTGGCGCATGGGTCTAGGTTCAATGAGAGTATTCTGAAGACACTCGGAAAGAAGTATAACAAGTCGCCAGCTCAGATTATGATCCGATGGGTGTTGCAGAACGTAAGTGTTTCTTATACTTCAGGTTTTACTGACAATCATTGACTGATCGTTGTAGGGCATCGTACCTCTTCCAAAATCCTCGAGCGCAGAGCGCATTAAGGGTAACGCTGATGTCTTTGATTTTGAATTATCGGAGGATGAAGTCAATATGCTTCACACAGGAGAGTACTCTCCTACCGACTGGGATCCTACACTTGACTATGATTAGATTGCAGAATATGTAGATTGATCATCTGTAGATAGTTGCAGCAGTACATGGTTGGCACATAAATCCAGATTCCGCCGGCGGAGAAGGATCGCGGGGCTGCTTAGCAAGACCGAACCACCGCATCGTCTTATCACCTAACGGAGGACAGGATACCAATAGAATACCAGCACTTTCAGTCTATTCGCTTTGATATCGACAGCCACCATGAAGCTAGTTCTCTCTACCTCGTAAGTGGCAGATCTGACTGATCTTTCAACCACGCCAGGTCCCTtcgacagcagcagcagactAACATAACGAAGAAATCTCATGAAAGGCGGCGGCTCCTCCGTAATCCGCCGTCCAACAACCGAAAAATCCAACGTCGAACTAATAAACGCCCTGCGCTCGAACTTCCAAGCCTCGCAGCACGAATCCTCGAATGGCTCCTCCAACGGCACCTCCAGCACCGCAACCAACGGCTACAAATCCTGGACCTCCGAGCACGACGGCACACTGTACATCCCTGCGCGCGACCTCTCGCAACCAGGCCTAAGCGAAGAACGACCCCAGTACGACATTACCGTGAAACTGTTCTATCTCCCGGGAATACCGGTATCGAGACGATGCGCGCATACACGGGAGGCGATCGATCTCGTTCTGAAAGAACTAGGCGTTGACTCGATTGATCTGCTCATTGTTTCGTTCCCGGGTATTTTATTCGACGCGGAGGACGATagcgaggatgaagatgaagcgACAGAAGGCGAGGGCACGGGCGCGAATGAGGGACAGGTGCAGCAGTCAGATGACTTTGATAGTATGGTGCAGACTTGGCGCACGCTCGAGAAACTACAGAGTGAGGGAATGATTTCGCAGCTGGGTGTTGCGGAGTTTGGGAGTGAGCGGCTCGCGCGCTTCCTTACGCATACCAATGTGAAACCCTCCGTCGACCAAATCAACCTTAAGGACTGTTGTGTCGTGCCGAAGTCGTTAATTCTCTACGCGAAGCAAGAGCATATCCAACTCTTGACGCATAATGATTGCAATGATATCTTGCCTGTCGGGACGACGAGGGAGCTACTAGGGCCTGGGGAGTCTGGGGCCGGGATTCTGGCTTCGGCGCCGGACAAGAATGATGGGATCCAGGGAGATGTTGAACCGCAGTGGGTGGTGAAGTATACGGCTGTTGTTAAGGACCGGGGAGTTGTTGAGAATAAGGGGTATTTCGCGTTGGCTGATATAGGGAATTGTGTGCGGACGGAGTCGTGATTTGCATTATTGATACATGATATACACGATGGCATGGCGTTTCTTCTTGTCAATATGATTATTTTCCTCTGGATTCAACCAATCATACTCCTCTTGCGACCTCTCATTCTGACATCTTCCAATCGCTTCAATGTAGATACTGCACCCCGGTATACCTCGCGATATCCCTGCAGCAGTTCATCGAAGAACGGCTCCGTCCGTGGATGCGTACTTCCAAAAGCCCGTTCCAGCACATAAAGATCCACAGCGCGATCCTCATCCTGATTACTCTGCCCTGCCAGACCAAAATCAATCAAAACCACCTCTCCTTCCATCGACGGATTCCCACCATCCACCTCCTCAACCCCATTGCCAGGCGCCGCCGTCGGCCTCAACATCAAATTACTCGTCGTCAAATCCCCATGCACAACACCCGCCTTATGCAACCCCCCAACAACATGCCcaatcctcctcatcaaatACCTCACCCGACTCTCCTCCCCCTTCCTCTGCTCCTCCCCAATCTGCgtattcctcttcatccacccCTCCCACCTCTCCAACACAACCCTCACCACAAGCCCCTCAATCCACTCCATAAGCAACCACGCTCCACCAGCGCGTCCCTCGAGCGCATCTTTCTCCTCCTGCCACTGCGGCTCCCAATCCAGCGCTAGAATCGCGGGCACACTAACCCCCTCGCGGACGAGTTTCGAGAGACAGCGCGCTTCTTGTAAGATGCGTTGGCGGGTTAGGCGGCGGTCGAGGATCGGGTGGCGGTAGGGTTTTGAGGGGCGGATTTTGAGGGCCGCGGGGGTTGTTGGTGTTAGGTAGGTTGTTTTGTAGAGGTGGGCTTCGGCGCCTTGGGTGAGGAGGGTTGGTGGTGGGGTTGTGTGGGTgaagggggaggggaggcgGGGTGGCTTGTATTCAGACATTTTCGTTGTTCGTATATTGTAGGGGTGTGTTGGTTTGAGTTGTTGGTTGTACTCGTAAATGTGACTGAAGGTGGGCTGCAAATCGCGATGGTGGGGAGTGACGATGTTACCGGATTGGGTATAGCGCTATCTGTATGTATTGCATTTCTACCGAGTGTACCTCGCTATGCCCTGACATATGGCACTCGCTCGTGTATCTGGCAAATTACTCACATGGCTTGTATCTCTGAGTTCCTCATCAAAAGATGGGTTGAAATCGTTCGCCGACAGCAATTATCTCTCGCATTATTGAAACCGGCGGCTCCCCATACTCATACTCACCCTGTCCCTGGCAAAAGAACTACAGAAAAAGCAAGATGATGGATAAAGCAGAtgttaattttttttcttgaggTACTTTGCCATATGAGCAAAATATCGTTACCACTCATTTTCTAGTAATTCTTATTTTCAGCCTTGTCGCTGTTCTTTAGTGAAGGTAAGGCTCGTATCCTTCGGTTTTCACATCAGAATCGTTATTTCAAGTAGGTATGTACAATTCTACTCACCTTCTTCTGCGAGGTGCTGACTCTTTAGAATGGAGGAATTCAGACTCAGTACAGACCAAATCCCGCCACGGTTCTATCGAGTTCAGTCCAATGGTTCCGCAACGAGATACCACCATGGTAAAAGCTTTGTGACAAGCAACTGTGGAAGATTCCACGGTCGATGGTATAATGATTCGTGATTTCTTTGGAAACACTTTGGAGCGGCACTTAAACTGGGACAAGACAATTCAAAGCATCTTCATCTCGCTCTTTTCCGACAGAACACACGCTGTGTATTGGATGCACTGGATGAACTCGAATCATGAAGGCGGCGGAGATTTCAGACTCTTTGAGATTAGAACTTCGCAGATTAGCACACCCCCTTCAGGGGTTCGGAAGTTGTGGAAACCCTTAATTTAGTGATTCCGGAAGGGGCAGGAGACAGCATCAAAATTGAGTATCTTGTCATCGATCATATTCCCAGTCAAGCTATAATCagtattcaatcagctgaGAAGATCGCAGAAGGTATGGATTTCCCAATAGCATGATCCCCAACTTTTATACATGCAGAATCGGGATCCGGACTAATACTCCCCGTTTATAGGTGGCAGGAAAAGTCATATGCTGATCAGCAGACACCCCGTCGGGAGGGAATTGCAAGAAAGATCCAATTTGTCTTTGCTGTTGCAGACGAGAGACAGTCGTTCTTGAATTTGATAGCCACGCGCGCCATCGTTCAATGGAAGTACACAAGGTCTCTAAGGTTCGGCATGTAAGAAGCAGCAAGGAACTTCTTTGGTGACTGGGTGCATAGCCGTATGTCACATCGATGTGATTTTGGCGCCGGTGTGTACTCTACCGGACTGCGAAGCGAGTGGTGTGCCTCTAACACAGATAGTTATCGGTAGATAGTTCAATTCCATAATAGCCGATCTCCCTTATTCGCAATCAAGGTGATTATATGATGCCTATTTGCCTTTTGCTCGATATGCATCCGTTCAGGGAGTCTAGCTTCGTGGAGAAGGCCCAGGCACCTTTCTGGTATGACCTGAACGGGACGCCTTAACGGGCCGAGGCCTCATGGGCGTCGCTTCAACTAGAACTTTAACGAAAAGGTATCACGGTTTCGTTGTTGGCGATTTAGGTAATGCGGGGTGGTGTGAATTATATGGGAGCTGAgccgatatatatctatgTTCATAGATGCTCGAAGGTGGTGTTCTCAGGTTGTATTTCTGAAAATGCACACGATATACATGGTAGAAAGATACGCATAAAACCTAGCTAAAAGGGTGGAATTTTTTGTTGAAACGATAATAGAtaggaagaaggggaaagcCTTGACTTCATAAGCCTTCCGGCATATCGTACACCGTTTGTAGCGACTTCCTTTCTGGAATTTTATATATTTTCATTTTACAGATTCGTTTTCTAGCAAGTGAGCATGTTAGCTCAGGGGAAGAGcgccgggctcataacccgGAGGTCCTCGGATCGAAACCGAGACATGCTAAATAATTTcaagatttcttttttttcttctctctcttttgaGAGCCAGGTTTGTCGGGTATCTGTCCGGAGACTTCACTGTGGACCGGATGCAAAGTCGTATTTTGCCGCCGGCCGCCGCATATTAGGCGGACTAGGCCGCTGCATTTCGGTGGCCTGGCCATGAACTTGGTGACTTCGCCTATAGCTCGAGTAAGAGCTTGGGTCTTGACATTCTTATTTAGCATCCTCGAACACCTACACGACACTTCTTCCCACACGATGACCTTTCCAATCCGCATCAGGTGCTAGGTTACTACCGATGCGTTCGGCCCCTTTATGCCCTCTTCAGTCGGCAATGACATGGCTGCTATATCCAGGAAGTGGAACAGGGAAAGGCGTCCCGGAGCCTTTACCGAGAGGGTTTAATGGGAAAATATAACAGTATGAGACGTATATGCAAGACCGGAAGGCATTCATACACTCGGATTCAAAACCGGCGCCCGGGTCTGAAATTGTTTGATTGTTTCTCAAACCCCAGCCAAGACACTCTAATCCGTATATAGTAAATACGCGGAATAACCATATTCCCAAaactgtacttgtacagtatCAAACGGTGCGCTAACGTCATGGGCGTGTGGTACTTTGTTTAGGTTGATGGGATTCGCCACTGCCTGTTAGAACTAAGGAGAAGCTGAAGTAGATATTAGAAAATATAGTGTGGAGAAGCGTCAATCCACAAGTGCACAAAACCCCAGAATCAAAACGCGCCCGTCTCTATACCCAAGAGAAAGGGTATCATTTTTAATGGCAAAACAGCTGGGTTGACGATAGTGTAAAGGCAGCCATAATACCTTTTCGCCTCTGAATGCTACCCAGCTAGCTTTTACAGATATCTGAAAGCCAGGCTTATGTGAAGTTGGGGAACAGTCATGATCTGAATGGCCTTCCAGGCTCTGCACCTCCGAGCCGGTCGTCACATCCCATAGCTTCATAGTCCCATCTCTAGAGCCCGAGACCACCCTCTGGCCATCCGGGGAGAAGGCCACCGACCTGACCCAGTTTGAATGGTCCTCCAGGCTCTGCACCTCCGAGCCGGTCGTCACATCCCATAGCTTCACAGTTTCATCTCTAGAGCCCGAGACCACCCTCTGGCCATCCGGGGAGAAGGCCACCGACCAGACCGAGTCTGAATGGCCCTCCAGGCTCTGCACCTCCGCGCCGGTCGTCACATCCCATAGCCTCACAGTTCGATCGCTAGAGCCCGAGACCACCCTCTGGCCATCCGGGGAGAAGGCCACCGACCAGACCGAGTCTGAATGGCCCTCCAGGCTCTGCATCTCCGAGCCGGTCGTCACATCCCATAGCCTCACAGTTCGATCGCTAGAGCCCGAGACCACCCTCTGGCCATCCGGGGAGAAGGCCACCGACCAGACCGAGTCTGAATGGCCCTCCAGGCTCTGCATCTCCGAGCCGGTCGTCACATCCCATAGCCTCACAGTTCGATCGTCAGAGCCTGAGACCACCGTCTGGCCATCCGGGGAGAAGGCCACCGACCTGACTAAGTCTGAATGGCCCTCCAGGCTCTGCACCTCCGAGCCGGTCGTCACATCCCATAGCTTCACAGTTTGATCGCTAGAGCCTGAGACCACCCTCTGGCCATCCGGGGAGAAGGCCACCGACCAGACCCAGCCTGAATGGCCCTCCAGGTTCTGTAGTTCCGCGCTCCATGAACTTTCCACTCGTGGCAGGCTATGTATCCATCTGGATCGATCTTCTTTAAATGTATTTCTCATAACACTCTTCATAGGGGAGAATGCAATTCCAGAGCTGTACAGTTGGAGTGGAGCAGTATTGGTAATGTGAACATGTTTGAGAACAAATCGTTTTGCATCATGTACAAACTCTGAAAATTGAGAGCTCGTGTTGCTCTATAAAATCAATGTTAGTCAATATACAGGCTGGGTTGCTCAAACTCACTGTCATATGTAACTGCAGTGCATCTATAATGCCAACAGCATCTGATAGAGCACCTATTAAACTCATTGCTTCCAACCAGTGAAGGAAATGCTGTTTTAGAAAAGCCAggatttcttcttcagcaaaaAGATGCTTGCTCTGCTCTAGATGGTATACCCAGTAACGACAGGAATATTGCAGGTCTTGTGGAAGATGTTCAGTGATGACCTGCTGATCAATCTCCGTGCGCTGTGTTCCATAGCTTGGTAGACCGCAAATGTTGTGTTTTAATCTGGAGTTCATGATGCGGAAGCACTGCGACATTATTTTTTTGTGTGTCTGTTTCTCATTCACATGGAAGTCACTTTTCGTGTTAATAAGGAATTCCCGGAATGATAAATGCAGAATGCGAACTGGTGTATCAAAATCTCCTGGGACATTAAGGACTGAGTGGAATGCACTCAATCGAGCACTGGCTTTTTTTTCTGAAATATCAATGAGCCGTGAGAGAGCCTTAACTGAGAGTGGAGCAGCAAGAAAAATGATAACTCCAACTATATCCTGGAAGTCCTCCATAAGCCCACTCGACTCGCTGACACGATGGTTCAATACTGGTAGGTAAATCCTCTCCATCTGGGATGAAGATGTCAATGCTGGATATTGGAAAACTGCATCAAGACGATCTTCTGGGACCTCATAATCCTCCTCAATGAAGCGGCATATTGTGGCCGCGAATATAAATAATGGAGAAGACATCTTGACCAATGCGTCTATAGTTTCTTTCCCAGGCCAGTCTCTTATCTCTCTGTTTTTGCTGATTGTTGAAAACCTGTTCTCCAGGAAGAGACGTATGTCATGTTCAATCACTGGACTGGGAAGCTCATGAAGGACTAGGTCCTGATGATCATCATTTTGCTTGAGACCATGACGAATAGGAAGTTCTGGTCGGCTTGTCAGGAATACATGCAGATGTATGGATTTGATTTTTCGCAACTGTGGCAAAAGCTGCAGTATAACCCTGATGTCGCCTTCTTTTTCACACTCATCCAATGCGTCGATCACAATCACCATAGATGTAGTCTCATTCAGTTCCAACTTGAGTagtggctgaagaagaagtttGTCAAATTGTTGACTGAGAGCTTTTGTTGAAAGATCTGGATCATCCTCAATCGCTCTTGAGATGCCATGTGCTAGTTCCCGGTTACTGGTCATTAATTGTCTTGTGATTGTTGATACAAATCTTTTGGCATTGCCTCGGTCTGCTTCGCCCTgtttgaagaagaagctagCCCCAAGGAGCCCCTTCTCATCAAAGGACTGTGCAACTGTCCGGGCGATGGTGGACTTTCCAGTCCCTGCCATGCCATTCAACCAGAATATAACTTTGCTGTCTAATTCTTCAGCCCAGTTTGCAATTTGGCAACGAAGCTCCTTTCTGGTCCCTGGAAGGCACTTCTCTCCATGTTGATTATCAAATGAGTCATAAGATGCTCCTTCAGCAATAGGTAGGTTGAACTTCTGGATGAGAGCTTGAAAGGAACGCATTATTTGGTCCCCTTGGGTCAGAAGCTGCTCTGCTTGTTCATTATGATGCAAATGTTGTTCACGTTCAACACAGTGATGCAACTCCTGCTCTTGGTCTTTGACAGACTTCTTGAGCTCCATAAGATCTTGGTTGGTAATGCCAGTAACACTGTCCAGCATCCACTTTCCAACATTAGAGTCTTGAGCGGCCAACACTTTTGCAGCATACTGAAGAATCGCTTTGTAAACTTTAACAAGGGCATGCCCAGTCTGGGCATTCTGCCCAGATTGGTG from Aspergillus chevalieri M1 DNA, chromosome 2, nearly complete sequence includes:
- a CDS encoding WD40 repeat domain-containing protein (COG:S;~EggNog:ENOG410QEFF;~InterPro:IPR015943,IPR036322,IPR018391,IPR001680, IPR019775,IPR020472,IPR017986;~PFAM:PF00400;~go_function: GO:0005515 - protein binding [Evidence IEA]) yields the protein MKSVMRNTFKEDRSRWIHSLPRVESSWSAELQNLEGHSGWVWSVAFSPDGQRVVSGSSDQTVKLWDVTTGSEVQSLEGHSDLVRSVAFSPDGQTVVSGSDDRTVRLWDVTTGSEMQSLEGHSDSVWSVAFSPDGQRVVSGSSDRTVRLWDVTTGSEMQSLEGHSDSVWSVAFSPDGQRVVSGSSDRTVRLWDVTTGAEVQSLEGHSDSVWSVAFSPDGQRVVSGSRDETVKLWDVTTGSEVQSLEDHSNWVRSVAFSPDGQRVVSGSRDGTMKLWDVTTGSEVQSLEGHSDHDCSPTSHKPGFQISVKASWVAFRGEKVLWLPLHYRQPSCFAIKNDTLSLGYRDGRVLILGFCALVD
- a CDS encoding putative gamma-cysteine synthetase regulatory subunit (COG:E;~EggNog:ENOG410PJZC;~InterPro:IPR032963,IPR023210,IPR036812;~PFAM:PF00248;~go_function: GO:0035226 - glutamate-cysteine ligase catalytic subunit binding [Evidence IEA];~go_process: GO:0006750 - glutathione biosynthetic process [Evidence IEA]), with protein sequence MKLVLSTSNLMKGGGSSVIRRPTTEKSNVELINALRSNFQASQHESSNGSSNGTSSTATNGYKSWTSEHDGTLYIPARDLSQPGLSEERPQYDITVKLFYLPGIPVSRRCAHTREAIDLVLKELGVDSIDLLIVSFPGILFDAEDDSEDEDEATEGEGTGANEGQVQQSDDFDSMVQTWRTLEKLQSEGMISQLGVAEFGSERLARFLTHTNVKPSVDQINLKDCCVVPKSLILYAKQEHIQLLTHNDCNDILPVGTTRELLGPGESGAGILASAPDKNDGIQGDVEPQWVVKYTAVVKDRGVVENKGYFALADIGNCVRTES
- the bud32 gene encoding serine/threonine protein kinase BUD32 (COG:K;~EggNog:ENOG410PQ9A;~InterPro:IPR000719,IPR022495,IPR011009,IPR008266;~PFAM:PF06293;~go_function: GO:0004672 - protein kinase activity [Evidence IEA];~go_function: GO:0004674 - protein serine/threonine kinase activity [Evidence IEA];~go_function: GO:0005524 - ATP binding [Evidence IEA];~go_process: GO:0006468 - protein phosphorylation [Evidence IEA]), coding for MSEYKPPRLPSPFTHTTPPPTLLTQGAEAHLYKTTYLTPTTPAALKIRPSKPYRHPILDRRLTRQRILQEARCLSKLVREGVSVPAILALDWEPQWQEEKDALEGRAGGAWLLMEWIEGLVVRVVLERWEGWMKRNTQIGEEQRKGEESRVRYLMRRIGHVVGGLHKAGVVHGDLTTSNLMLRPTAAPGNGVEEVDGGNPSMEGEVVLIDFGLAGQSNQDEDRAVDLYVLERAFGSTHPRTEPFFDELLQGYREVYRGAVSTLKRLEDVRMRGRKRSMIG
- a CDS encoding uncharacterized protein (COG:A;~EggNog:ENOG410PIUX;~InterPro:IPR027417,IPR031359,IPR007111;~PFAM:PF17100,PF05729), producing MHHLKKLFNHGKEQKGRGPNRPKKAQSANHPPHQHKIQADDWVSRSSVSIPAHQPNITKIEGSPPPRDLWKSAYDKLDQKEQDILSKIPVLTQPGIDEKKHKTKAIIDKVVETTKEQYEKYQEGGLKIRRSTGNDIDLRKLSHKIINAAFSFKEIISTVVGFDPTHHAASAWAVVSIGLTMAKNSSDLRDALFQSSEYMADILARHAYIEEKFYHQSGQNAQTGHALVKVYKAILQYAAKVLAAQDSNVGKWMLDSVTGITNQDLMELKKSVKDQEQELHHCVEREQHLHHNEQAEQLLTQGDQIMRSFQALIQKFNLPIAEGASYDSFDNQHGEKCLPGTRKELRCQIANWAEELDSKVIFWLNGMAGTGKSTIARTVAQSFDEKGLLGASFFFKQGEADRGNAKRFVSTITRQLMTSNRELAHGISRAIEDDPDLSTKALSQQFDKLLLQPLLKLELNETTSMVIVIDALDECEKEGDIRNFLFVMVSSKMMIIRT